Genomic DNA from Actinomycetota bacterium:
ACGGCGGTTACGGCGTCGAGGAAGATCGGCAGCCACCGGCGGGTGCCGAGGACAACAGAGGTGTGCCCACCCGGGGCCTCCCACACGAGCGCGTCGGGCACCTTGTCGGCCAGTGCCCGCTGGCGGACGGTGGGGATGGCCCAGTCGCGGGCGGTCACCACGACGGCGGTCGGCACCGTCACGTCGCCCATCCACCTCGATGAGTCGTAGCGCCCGAGCTCAGCGAGGATCTCGGGTAGAGACCACAAGCTCGTGGTCAGCAGCT
This window encodes:
- a CDS encoding alpha/beta hydrolase, which gives rise to LLTTSLWSLPEILAELGRYDSSRWMGDVTVPTAVVVTARDWAIPTVRQRALADKVPDALVWEAPGGHTSVVLGTRRWLPIFLDAVTAVTDPPSTGRAAV